TTTAACCCGAATAATTCAAGAATTATTCCTGTCTCCGACAGCGACTAAGGTGAACTTAAATTTTTTTCATATTTGTAAAAATTTATGAATAATGCAGGTTAAAATAGAAAAAGATGGGCGGAATATATATTCATATCCCTTATTGCAAAACCAAATGCCCTTATTGTGATTTTTTTTCTGTAACCGGCAAACCCAACAAAAGTAGCTTTCTCAATGCACTTTTGGAAGAAATTCATCTTCAGAAGGACTTTTTAGGAAACCGTAAGATTCAAACCCTTTATTTCGGTGGGGGTACCCCTTCCGTTTTGGCTTCTGAAGATCTGGAATGCATTTTTGAGCGCCTAAACGCTACCTTTGGTATAGATGAAGAGGCTGAGATCACCGTTGAATGCAATCCCGATGATGTTTCCGTGGATTTTTTCAGTGAATTAAAATCTATCGGATTCAATCGTTTGAGCCTGGGTGTGCAAAGTTTTCATGAGGAGGATATTAAATTTCTGGGCCGGAGGCATACTGTCCGGCAGAATTACCTGGCTATTGAATGGGCCCAGCAGACAGGCTTTAAAAACATAAGCATTGATCTCATTTATGGTTTGCCCGGTTCTACATCAAACAGATGGAAACAAACCCTGGAAACGGCTTTTGATTTCCCCTTCAAGCATTTGTCTGCCTATCATCTCACCATTGAGCCCGGAACGCATTTCGGTGAGTTGTTCAAAAAAGGTGAACTGAGTGAAATATCGGAAGAAGATAGCCTGGAACAGTTTCGCATCCTGATGGAGTATTCCAAAAATATGGGTTTTGAGCATTACGAGCTTTCCAGTTTTGCTTTACCGGGTTATTATTCCAGGCACAATACAGGTTACTGGTGGCAGAAACCCTATCTGGGGCTTGGTCCTTCGGCCCATTCCTACAACGGCGAAATGAGACAGTGGAATGTTGCCCATATCAATACTTATATTCATTCCGTATTAAACGGAAAGATCCCCTGTGAAAAGGAATTTTTAACCATGCAGGATCGTTTCAATGAATATCTGATCACGCGGCTAAGGACCCAATGGGGTGTAGACCTGGCTACAATCGAGGGGAAGTTCGGACGCGGCTACAAAGATCATTTTTTAACAGCAGCCCGCTCTTTTCTGGATCAACAGTATCTGGAACGCAACGGCAATATTGTAGCACTAACCAACAAGGGCAAGTTTATATCCGATGCCATCATCAGGGAAGTTATTTGGAGCAGGGGATAAATATGGCATAGAGCTTAGGGCATAGAGTGCGGGGTATAGGGCTGGAATTAATTGGTTGGGGGGGATGATTGAATGATTGGGTGATTGGGTGATTGAATGATTGATTGAGTGATTGGGTGATTGGGTGATTGGCGAAGAGCACTGGTACAGAGCATAGAGCTCAGAGCAATTTGTCCCGCGTGCCGAGTCCCTGCCCCGCAGAAGCAAAGCGGAGGCGGGGTCGGGTTACCAGTAGCCAGGGTTGTTGTTTGTAGCTGTATTTCACCCCATCGCCCTCTCGCTTAAGTCGCCCCCTCGTTCTTTAAGGCTGAGGCTTTAAGGGCAGAAAGTCCTAAGGGTAGTATTTGAATCGATCACAATATTCAGAAGTTCTTAATCGCGCCTTCGTGCGCTCGTTTTGTCATGCCGTCGTTCTTTCGTCCCCTCGCTTAAGTCGCTTCGGTCATTCTTTCGTGCAGTCGTGCACTCGTGCCAGTCGTATCCTCGTGTTGTCGTGTAGTCGTGCGCTCGTGCACTCGTGCCAGTCGTTCTTTTTTGAACCACATAGGAAGAAAACATAGAAAGGACGCAGCTTACGGAAAACCTTATTTTGTGTCCATCACCTTAGTAGGCATGAAATTCACCCTCCTTTGCTGACCTTATTACCTTATTGCCGTCGTTAGGCCGCCTTCGTTTTGCAAAGCAGTTGTCCATTCTTCGCTCTTTGTTCAGACTCCCCATCGCATTGTCGTTTTTTCGTGCCAACGTTCAGTCGTGAAAAGAATTGCTAATTTGGACAAGCCAAAACGGAAACCCATTAAATTCCTTGAAAGCATCCTGTTTGGTTTTGGCTTGTTCAAATTAGAGCACATAGGGAATATGATGCCGGCCCTACAGGCCTGGGATCAATGCCACCTATTCATGCGATGGTGATGCCTATTTTTATAACTTTGCCCTCTTATGGATGCAATGAAATTTTTCAAGAGCCAAAATATGGTGAGATGTTCAATCGTCCTTGTTTTGCTGCTATTGACTTCTTGCAGTGTTCAGAAACAAGAACAAGAAAAAGAAAAAGAAGTACATTGTTCCCGGATCATACCGGAAGATTTTTATGTACGTATGGAAAGCAATCCGGATGTACTGGTGTTGGATACACGTGTGCGGAGCGAATACGCAAAGGAGAGAATACCCGGTGCCCGCTTCGCAGGTAAGCCTGAAGAACTGGATCAGTTGGTAGATACTCTGGATAAGGGCAAGCCCCTTTTCATTTATTGTGAATATGGGGACCGCACGGATACAGTTTGTTGGATTCTAAAAAACGAAAAGCACTTCAGGAATGTTTATATCCTGAAAGGAGGATATGAATTGTGGAAAAAAGTAAACTTGCCTGTTGATAAAAGCCGCAGGGAGGAGTTTTAATCTACTCCGCAGAACGGTTATTTTTTCTTTTTTTACTTTTGATTTTTACTTTCTCTTTTTCGTCCTGTTCTTTGGTTCTCCCGGTTTCTTTCCTGTATCTTTCCAATAGAGCTTCCTTTTTGTCTATTTCTTTATTTTTCTGCTGTATGATCTTCGACTGTTTGGTGATGGAAGGGAGAGAAAAAATAAATCCCAGGATCACTCCAATAATGATCGTTACCAGGAGAATCAAGGATAAAGAGCCTTTTACCGGTTCTCCGAAGAAAAAGTGGATGGAAACCATTTCATCGTTCTGCAGAGCAAACACTGTGAGAATTAAGGCGGCAAGTAACCCTATGATTAATGACCTTTGCATAGCTATTTGTTTTTGTTTGTGTAAATATAATCAAAAAATCCGGCATATAAAACATTTTTACCGGGTTATTGATATTTCCGGGAATTTTGGTTTTCTTCCAGTATCCCGCTGTTTTTCTCACGGAAGCTATCCTGCGGGGATAGCTTTTGGGGTGGATTTGAGATTTCAAACAGTAAAATCTTCATATAATAAATCAAAAAAAGGAATAAAGTGAATTTGTGTTTTGTTTACTTTTTTGGTGAAGCGGCCGGTTAAATTGATGATATAAGCAATCTGAGGCTGATATTTATCGATAAAACTCATAAAAGACCTTCCCGGCGTATTTTTGGTAAGATGGGCATATTTTACCTCTATTGGAATGATGGCTGAACCTTTTTTTATAACAAAGTCCACTTCTGCCATATCTGTAGTACGCCAATAATGGAGAGGGAAGGGTGTATTTCTGATGCGTTCATATAGAATAGAAAATATGAAATTCTCAAAAATTTGACCTG
The Bacteroidales bacterium DNA segment above includes these coding regions:
- the hemW gene encoding radical SAM family heme chaperone HemW, yielding MGGIYIHIPYCKTKCPYCDFFSVTGKPNKSSFLNALLEEIHLQKDFLGNRKIQTLYFGGGTPSVLASEDLECIFERLNATFGIDEEAEITVECNPDDVSVDFFSELKSIGFNRLSLGVQSFHEEDIKFLGRRHTVRQNYLAIEWAQQTGFKNISIDLIYGLPGSTSNRWKQTLETAFDFPFKHLSAYHLTIEPGTHFGELFKKGELSEISEEDSLEQFRILMEYSKNMGFEHYELSSFALPGYYSRHNTGYWWQKPYLGLGPSAHSYNGEMRQWNVAHINTYIHSVLNGKIPCEKEFLTMQDRFNEYLITRLRTQWGVDLATIEGKFGRGYKDHFLTAARSFLDQQYLERNGNIVALTNKGKFISDAIIREVIWSRG
- a CDS encoding rhodanese-like domain-containing protein; the protein is MVRCSIVLVLLLLTSCSVQKQEQEKEKEVHCSRIIPEDFYVRMESNPDVLVLDTRVRSEYAKERIPGARFAGKPEELDQLVDTLDKGKPLFIYCEYGDRTDTVCWILKNEKHFRNVYILKGGYELWKKVNLPVDKSRREEF
- a CDS encoding LapA family protein, which translates into the protein MQRSLIIGLLAALILTVFALQNDEMVSIHFFFGEPVKGSLSLILLVTIIIGVILGFIFSLPSITKQSKIIQQKNKEIDKKEALLERYRKETGRTKEQDEKEKVKIKSKKRKNNRSAE